In Pseudothermotoga hypogea DSM 11164 = NBRC 106472, the following are encoded in one genomic region:
- the hisS gene encoding histidine--tRNA ligase, whose translation MKYERIKGTQDIYGDEVNYWYFIEENARTVANLYGYEEIRTPIIEPTELFVRSVGEETDIVQKEMYTFTDKGGRSITLRPEGTAPTVRAFIENSMINEGLPQRFFYIGPMFRYERPQAGRLRQFHQFGVELIGSAHASADVEVLLIAKHFLDRIGVRDYMVHLNSIGCPKCRPIYKQKLKEYYESHVDLLCDDCERRLNTNVLRLLDCKIDAHLAEKAPKSFEFLCDECRSHYEELKQKLTELHFDFVEDGTLVRGLDYYTRTVFEIRHRELGAQNTILAGGRYDGLFSELGGQAIPALGFASGIERLVLTLKSQGTNVPRRERCFAYVASLGLKASIEAFKIAEELRKKGVPVINEVNDRKLTAQLKHANKIGAKVVIILGDEELSRSVAHVKLLESFTQVEVSLDVVVDYVLELFSSRS comes from the coding sequence TTGAAGTACGAACGGATCAAGGGAACGCAGGATATCTATGGCGATGAAGTGAATTATTGGTACTTCATTGAAGAAAACGCGCGCACTGTTGCGAATCTTTACGGTTACGAAGAGATCAGAACACCGATCATAGAACCCACGGAGCTGTTCGTGAGGAGTGTGGGTGAGGAGACGGACATTGTGCAGAAAGAAATGTACACCTTCACGGACAAAGGAGGTCGGAGCATCACGCTTAGACCCGAGGGTACAGCACCTACGGTGCGCGCGTTCATAGAGAATTCCATGATCAACGAAGGTTTACCTCAGAGGTTCTTCTACATAGGACCCATGTTCCGATACGAAAGACCTCAGGCAGGACGCCTCAGACAGTTCCATCAGTTTGGCGTCGAACTCATAGGTTCCGCACACGCATCGGCGGACGTCGAGGTACTGTTGATAGCCAAGCACTTTCTCGACAGGATAGGTGTTCGTGATTACATGGTGCATCTCAACTCCATAGGCTGTCCAAAGTGCAGGCCGATCTACAAACAGAAGTTGAAGGAGTACTACGAATCGCACGTGGATCTACTGTGTGATGATTGCGAGAGGCGCTTGAACACGAACGTTCTCAGACTCTTAGACTGTAAAATCGACGCACATCTCGCTGAAAAGGCCCCCAAGTCTTTCGAGTTCCTCTGCGACGAGTGTCGATCGCATTACGAGGAGCTGAAACAGAAGCTCACGGAACTGCATTTCGATTTTGTCGAAGACGGCACACTCGTGAGGGGGTTGGATTACTACACGAGAACCGTGTTCGAGATAAGACACAGGGAACTGGGAGCGCAGAACACGATCCTCGCGGGCGGCAGGTACGACGGTCTGTTCTCAGAGCTCGGAGGTCAGGCTATACCGGCGCTCGGTTTCGCCAGTGGAATAGAAAGGCTCGTCTTGACACTCAAGAGTCAGGGAACAAATGTTCCACGTAGGGAAAGGTGTTTCGCGTACGTTGCCAGCCTTGGGCTCAAAGCGTCGATCGAGGCTTTCAAGATAGCTGAGGAGTTGAGGAAGAAAGGAGTACCCGTCATCAACGAGGTGAACGACAGAAAACTCACGGCGCAGTTGAAGCATGCAAACAAAATCGGAGCGAAGGTGGTCATTATCCTCGGCGATGAAGAGCTTTCGCGCTCGGTCGCTCACGTCAAGTTACTCGAAAGCTTCACACAAGTAGAGGTCAGTCTCGACGTGGTGGTGGATTACGTTCTGGAACTCTTCAGCTCTCGTTCGTGA